The genome window TCTGCGTTCTTCTTCAACGGTACACGGTCATTTAGCCAGACTGGAAAAAGCCGGCTATATCCGCCGGGATAAGGATAAGCCGCGGGCAATTGAGATTATTCATCCTGACTATATTCCGGAAAGCTACAGCAGCGGTTCCTATGCCGAGGCTTCCGAAAACTCAACGATTCCTCTGCCACTCCGGGAATTGGTTGATATTCCGATCCTGGGGCAGGTGGCGGCCGGTCTGCCGATTTTGGCGGACGAAAATATTGAGGATTATTTTGCTTTGCCGCTCCACTTTTTACCCAGAACCAATGCCGACCTTTTTATTTTAAAGATCCGGGGCGATAGCATGATTAATATTGGCTTATTTGACGGGGACTATGTTATCGTCAGCCAACAAAATACCGCCCGGAACAATGATGTTGTGGTCGCGCTGATCGACGATTCAGCAACCGTTAAGACTTTTTTCCGGGAAAAAGATCATATTCGGCTGCAACCGGAAAATGATGATTATGAACCGATTCGGGTCAAAGACGTGACGATTTTAGGCAAAGTGATTGCTTTGTATCGCCGGTTTTAAACAGCTCACCGGGAGATTTCTCTTTCCCAACAGGTAATTCAATCATAAATATCTATTTGCTGCCGCTCATCCCGCAACTTTCTAAAGTGTCTTGCCTGATGAGCGGCAACAGTTTTTTTGCGTATAGAGCAATTCTTGCCGTATCAAAAAACGGGTAAAACCATTCTCACATTGAGAACTTGGATTTTACCCGTTTTATCTATCAGTTACTGTGCTCGGTCAGACATGCCGGCAGCCTTCGTCGTAAAGGAAATCAAGCAATTTCTCTTACCTATCAGGCACTTGAAGCAGCTGCTTACAGCGCACTTACATCTTCAATTCTTTTTCCGTCTGCCCAAATCCGCTCCAATTCGTAAAACTTTCGATCCTGTTCGGAGAAAATATGAACGATGACGCTGCTGTAATCCATCAGCACCCAGCCCCGGTCAGTCGATTTTTCAATATGCTTGGCAAAAACGCCGTCCTCTGCCAGCTTTTGCTCGACATGATCCACCAAAGCATCAATATGACTGACATTTCGGCCATGAGCAATAACAAAGTAATCCGCCAAAACACTGATTTCGGAAATATCAATGACTTTGATATCTTCCGCCTGCTTATCATCTAAGACCGCATAAATTCGCTTGACGATTTGATTGATTTGTGCCTTTTCTTCCTGTCTGCGTTCACTTTCTTTCTTTAAATAATCCATGCCTTCCCGGAAGCAGCGCTGCCGCCGCCTCCTCTCCTTTCTGTTAAACCTTTAAGTTCTGATAATACTGATAAGCCTCCTGCGTCAGAGGATCAATCGCCTTGCCTTTATAGTTTAAAAAGTCCAAAGTTTCTGTTATCAAATAGCGCATTGTCTCGTTTAGGGAAATTGTCGCCAGCTTTCGGGCTTTTTCCAAATAATCCTGCGTTCCCCGGCCCGGCTCAATCGCATCGGCGATATAAATAATCTTAGCAAAATCCGTCATTGCCGGTTTACCGGTGGTATGATAGTAAATCGCGTCTAAAATCTCAAAATCTTCAATCCCGTACTTATCCTGAGCAATATATGAGCCCAGTTTAGCGTGCAGCAAATCTAAGTTTTTTTCCTCCAGCGGCGTAATCTCAATCTGATACTTTTGACAAAGCTTTTTCTTGGTTTCGGCCGACATACATTTGGCATAGTCATGCAGTAAGGCGGCTGTCGCCAGACGAGCCGTATTGATATGATACCTTTCGCCCAATTCAACCGCCATCGCCTCTACGCCCAAAGTATGCATATAGCGGCTGGGGGTTAAAACCTTACGCAAATCCTTGCGAATCCGGCCGGATAACTCCGCATAATCGACAGCCGGCGGCACCGCCGTCTCCGTCCTACTTTTCCGGTAAAGCCCCTGCTTTTGGATATAAGCCGCCGCCTTACGCGGCAGCAGAAAATCAATCGGTTCTCCGTTTTTTATCCTTTCCCGAATCATGGTTGAGGAAATTTGAATAATCGGATTATCCACCAAAATAGTTTTTAAATTGTATTTGCTTTGCATTTGCGTCAGCTTGTCCCTGGCACCAGCCAAATCATCGGTCAGACGGCGGACAATCACCAGTCGCCCGTTTTGCAAAATCCGCCCGGCCTCCCGCCAAGATTCAATCGAAAACAAATTATCATAGCCGATAATCCACCAGAACTCATGACCGGGATATTTAACTTTCAGCTGCTCCAAAGTTTTATAGGTGTAAGATGTTTCGGTGCTCTCACATTCCAAGGAAGATACCTTTAGATAAGGGGTTTTCTTAACAGCCAAATACGCCATGTAAAGGCGATCCGTACTGCTGGCCGCATCTTCCGGCTTAAACGGCGGATTGCCGGCCGGCATCAGCCAAACCTCATCAAATTGTTTGGTCAAATAAACCGATTGGGCAATCAGCAGATGCCCATAGTGAATGGGATTAAAAGTTCCGCCTAATATGGCAATTTTTTTAATTGACATTGCTCTTTCATTCCTTCCATCGTTTTCGTTTGCCGCTGAAAAGCATCGAACTTAAAATCTACCCCTTTCCCTTACGTTCCGAAAAATCGGATTACTCAGTTTTTCGCCTTTCAGCCGCCGTTTCAGACAGACTGCATCCGGGGAACCCATTATTGCAGAATCAGGTATTTTTGAATCTTATCAAAAGTATCCTGCCGGTTATGCTTTTCAAAAACTTTGCGCAAATCCTCAAGCACATAAAAGCCCTCGCCGCTCCGCGCTTTGATGATATCCTCAGCTAAAGCGCCGGTCATATCCGGAGTCAGCTGAGCAAACTCTTCCAAACTGGCCCGATTGACATTGGTATACAGCGTAATCCGATCAATATGCTTGATTAAAAAGGCCGGCAGCTCCCCGGGATTAAGGTACTGGCTGCGCAGCTGTGATTTTTGCGAATCAGTCAGCTGAAACTCCTGTGCCAGTTTATCTTTGCCGGCAGTGTTTAAATTAATAAAATTGGTTTGCGGCAATGTGTCAAAATAAATGTATTTGGCAATCTGAGACGCGTACGTTTTGCCAATTGCTTTCTCCAAGGCCGCCTGATCACGGAAAGGCCGCTTATTCATAACATCTTTGATTAATCCGGCCAACTGATAACCGCCGACGCTGACCTTACCGAACAAGCTTCGGATTTCATTTTCATCCGCCTCATTAATTGGCGTAAACAGCCGGATATTATCACTTAAAGCAGTCATTGAACTCAATTCTTTATTTAAGGGAAAATGCGGCTTAAAAAGTTCTTCTACATTACGCAGAGGGTACACATATCGCTTAGAAAAATCTCTCAAAATAATTGCCTGTGCCGAACTAACACTAAGAGCACTTGCAATCTGCGTTTCGTCGGCGGTATTGATATTGACCACCTTGGCGCCTATCCCGAAAAATTCATAGAACTGATCGCCATAGGTCAAATACGGCCGCAGGGCTTTGCGCTGACTTTCTAAAATATTTAACTTTTTAAAATCCTCTTCCGAAGACAGGGGCTTAAATAAACGGTATTGCAAAATCTGATCAGTAATTTTGGAACTGTCCGTTACCCGGCCGGTCAAAGAAGCAATCTCATACGGCAGCGCCGTCTGCAAATTGGTTCTCAAATGAAGGTGGGGAGCATATTCCATAATCTTTTCCGGCGTAAAAAACTCCTTATCCAAGGCCCTTAATTCTGCCATCCGGTTGATTGGGTTTTCGGTAATTCTGGAATGCCAGGCACTGGCCTTAAAGTTGTCAATATCAAAATGCCGGGCAATTTGCTCGGTACTGGCTGTATTCAGATTTAAAATCCGCTCACTGACCTTTTTATCGGAATAATCAAAAATACCCAGACTTTGATTCTTGGCCGATTCCTGGCTGCGGGTAAACTTTAAGTACTCTTTGGCCGTCTTAAAGTCGGAATCGGCTAACGCCAATCCTTGTTTGATTAAGTCTTCATTATGAGAAATATTTAAATCCGCATATAAATAGCAAAAGCGAATTCCATTTTGAGCTGGAATATTGCTGTCCTCCACCAAATAAACGGTTTGATTGAGCAGCTTTTTCACACTGTAATCATAGGCCTGCCGGTTGCCGTTTGGCTTTACGCCAATCAATCCATAAACCTCAATGTGAGGAGTCTCCTGATCCAGCACCAGCAGTTTATAAACATTGGACTCTATCACTTCCAGCACTCTGGCCGACGTCGGCCGGTCTCTCTGTAAATCTAATTCTGCCGCCTGAACCGGCTGCTGGCAAAGCATCAATAATGACAGCAACAATACCGCAACTATTCCTCGTTTCATCGTTCCCTCCTTGAAACTGTTATTATTCCATATATTCGAACTCCAAATACCCGACTCTGACGACATCGCCTTCTTGGATTCCCAATTTCTTCAATTCAGCATTAATGCCTTCTTCTTCAATATAATTTTGAAAGAAGTGAAAGCCTTTCTCGGTTTCCAGATTGGTGTAACCCAGCATCTTGTCGATGGCTTTTCCTTCCACCACAAATACGCCGTCTTCATCAATATATATATTTATCGGCTCATTTTCTTCTTTTATTAAGTTAATGTCGATTTCACTGGCGTATTCGGTAGCTTCCTTGGGCAGAGTTTGCAAAATATTGTAAATCTCCCGCAGCAGTGCTTCCACGCCCTGACCGCTGACTGCCGAAATCGGAAAAACTTTGATGCCCTTGGGCTCGTAAACCGCCTGAATTTCTTGCAGGGCGGCATCATCATATGCCGCATCCATCTTGTTAGCGGCAATTAACTGCGGCTTTTCCAGCAAAAGCGGCGAATACTTTTCCAGTTCCAGCCTTATTTTTTCCAGATCATCCAGCGGGTCGCGGCCTTCCGTGCCGGCTGCGTCAACAATATGCAGCAGCACCTTGGTGCGCTCAATATGCTTTAAAAACTCATGACCTAACCCCACTCCTTCGGCTGCTCCCTCAATGATTCCGGGAATATCAGCCACCACAAAGCTGTCATCATAAAGGTCCACCACGCCCAAATTAGGAGTTAAAGTGGTAAAATGATAATTGGCGATTTTCGGTTTGGCATTGGAAATACGGGATAAAAAGGTTGACTTGCCGACATTGGGAAAACCAACCAAGCCCACATCGGCAATGGATTTTAATTCCAAAGTAATCCAGCGTTCCTTGGCTAACTGACCGGGCTGAGCGTATTTAGGTGCCTGCATGGTAGCGGTAGCAAAGTGCTGATTGCCCTGACCGCCCCGGCCGCCATTTAAAAGCACTACCCGTGAATCTTCCTTCGCTAAATCAGCAATAATCTTATTGCTCTCAAAATCCCGAATCAGTGTTCCTTTTGGCACCTTTAAAACCAGATCGGAGCCGTCCTTGCCATGGCAGTTTTTTCCGGCACCCGGCTCTCCGGCCGCAGCCGTATAATGCTTCTGATGGCGAAAAGTAAATAAAGTGCTCATTGACGGATCCACTTCAAAAATCACATCGCCGCCATCGCCTCCGTCGCCTCCGTCCGGCCCGCCATTGGGAATGTACTTTTCCCGGCGAAAGCTGACACAGCCGTCGCCGCCTTTTCCAGATTTCACAAATATTTTTACTCGATCAATAAAAATCATAATAATCCTTTCATTTCCTGTTACAGCATAATCATTCCGCATCCCGATGAATGCTTTGCCCAAACTGCAACCATTTCAAGCAGCATAAAAAAATCAAACCGGAAAAGAAAAGCCTAACCGGCCGACCGAAATCCTCAATTGCTTGCTGCGTATATCTTTTCTTATTTTAGCACATATCAATTGATTTTTTCAAGCCCTAAAACATTTGTTTTTTAGGAAAGTTCAGTGTGATGCACACGGAAAATCAGCCCGCCGCCAAACAAATTGCATATCCTGCTGAAATATGATAACGCGCACCTATTCTCTTGATAAAATAGAAAAGGAATTCGGGTTATAAACACAAAAAAACGGCCGAACAAATGTCTGCCGTTTTTTAATTTTGCTCTTATTCTGCTACCGCATAAACAGATGCCTGCTTTTTGTCGCGGCCTTTTCTCTCAAACCGGAGAACGCCGTCAATCAAAGCAAATAAAGTATCGTCATTGCCGCGGCCAACATTCGTGCCGGGATGAATCTTCGTTCCTCTCTGCCGATATAAGATATTGCCTGCTTTTACAAACTGGCCATCTGCTCTCTTCGCGCCCAATCTTTTGGAATGAGAGTCACGTCCGTTCTTGGAAGAACCCATTCCCTTTTTATGCGCAAATAATTGAAGGTTCAGTCTTAACATGGTTTACACCTCCCTATATTCAATCTGGATATATTGTGCTCCGTATTCTTGTAAAATCATGTTCAGCCCCAGTTCATAGGATTTAAACAAAAGCTGAGCTTCGGGAGAATCCGTCTGCAAACGGCAGGTCAAGCAGCCGTCTTTTACCTCGGCAGTCACTGCGGATGTGGTAAGCGCTTCAATCGCATTGACTGTCTGAATGGAAATCATCGACACCGCAGCACAGACAATATCTTGTCCTGACGGTGCGAAATAGGCATGACCATTGGTTTGAAAACCAAGATAGGTTTCTCCTCTTTTTTCAATCACCGCTCGAATTCCCCGAATCTCAGGGACAGTCCGGCGAGAATTACGCATTGATTTTTTCAATCGTAACCTGAGTGAAAGCTTGACGATGACCTTGCTTTTTGTGATAGCCTTTTTTCGGCTTATACTTAAA of Lachnospiraceae bacterium oral taxon 500 contains these proteins:
- the rsfS gene encoding ribosome silencing factor, producing the protein MDYLKKESERRQEEKAQINQIVKRIYAVLDDKQAEDIKVIDISEISVLADYFVIAHGRNVSHIDALVDHVEQKLAEDGVFAKHIEKSTDRGWVLMDYSSVIVHIFSEQDRKFYELERIWADGKRIEDVSAL
- the nadD gene encoding nicotinate (nicotinamide) nucleotide adenylyltransferase encodes the protein MSIKKIAILGGTFNPIHYGHLLIAQSVYLTKQFDEVWLMPAGNPPFKPEDAASSTDRLYMAYLAVKKTPYLKVSSLECESTETSYTYKTLEQLKVKYPGHEFWWIIGYDNLFSIESWREAGRILQNGRLVIVRRLTDDLAGARDKLTQMQSKYNLKTILVDNPIIQISSTMIRERIKNGEPIDFLLPRKAAAYIQKQGLYRKSRTETAVPPAVDYAELSGRIRKDLRKVLTPSRYMHTLGVEAMAVELGERYHINTARLATAALLHDYAKCMSAETKKKLCQKYQIEITPLEEKNLDLLHAKLGSYIAQDKYGIEDFEILDAIYYHTTGKPAMTDFAKIIYIADAIEPGRGTQDYLEKARKLATISLNETMRYLITETLDFLNYKGKAIDPLTQEAYQYYQNLKV
- a CDS encoding GTPase CgtA, with product MFIDRVKIFVKSGKGGDGCVSFRREKYIPNGGPDGGDGGDGGDVIFEVDPSMSTLFTFRHQKHYTAAAGEPGAGKNCHGKDGSDLVLKVPKGTLIRDFESNKIIADLAKEDSRVVLLNGGRGGQGNQHFATATMQAPKYAQPGQLAKERWITLELKSIADVGLVGFPNVGKSTFLSRISNAKPKIANYHFTTLTPNLGVVDLYDDSFVVADIPGIIEGAAEGVGLGHEFLKHIERTKVLLHIVDAAGTEGRDPLDDLEKIRLELEKYSPLLLEKPQLIAANKMDAAYDDAALQEIQAVYEPKGIKVFPISAVSGQGVEALLREIYNILQTLPKEATEYASEIDINLIKEENEPINIYIDEDGVFVVEGKAIDKMLGYTNLETEKGFHFFQNYIEEEGINAELKKLGIQEGDVVRVGYLEFEYME
- a CDS encoding 50S ribosomal protein L27, whose protein sequence is MLRLNLQLFAHKKGMGSSKNGRDSHSKRLGAKRADGQFVKAGNILYRQRGTKIHPGTNVGRGNDDTLFALIDGVLRFERKGRDKKQASVYAVAE
- a CDS encoding ribosomal-processing cysteine protease Prp; the encoded protein is MRNSRRTVPEIRGIRAVIEKRGETYLGFQTNGHAYFAPSGQDIVCAAVSMISIQTVNAIEALTTSAVTAEVKDGCLTCRLQTDSPEAQLLFKSYELGLNMILQEYGAQYIQIEYREV